The proteins below are encoded in one region of Candidatus Binatus sp.:
- a CDS encoding IclR family transcriptional regulator: MPMVRRDKTNYLIQSVAHAFDVLEQFFGEVDELGVTELSKRLKLHKNNVFRILATLEARGYIEQNKATENYRLGIKCLHLGRRYIHHMGLVRQARPILADVARKCRESAYVAIVRRDGVVPLEAAEAEDRAVRITPPIGITLPLHCTAAGKAHLAFDAEEQLKSALPETLRRFTDRTIVDRAALFAQLEAVARDGYAMDSGEFIEEVSSVAVPIRDYTRSVVGSIAVAGPAYRIGAERIAAEIAPSLLEAGRELSRRLGYNE, from the coding sequence ATGCCGATGGTCAGACGCGACAAAACCAACTACCTCATCCAATCCGTCGCCCACGCGTTCGATGTGCTCGAACAGTTCTTCGGCGAGGTCGATGAACTCGGCGTTACTGAACTTTCCAAGCGGCTCAAGCTGCACAAGAACAACGTCTTTCGAATCCTTGCGACGCTCGAAGCGCGCGGTTACATCGAACAAAACAAGGCCACCGAGAATTATCGCCTCGGCATCAAGTGCCTGCATCTCGGACGCCGTTACATTCATCATATGGGCCTGGTGAGGCAAGCGCGCCCCATCCTGGCCGATGTCGCCCGCAAATGCCGTGAAAGCGCTTACGTCGCGATCGTCCGGCGCGACGGCGTGGTGCCGCTGGAAGCGGCCGAGGCCGAAGATCGCGCGGTGCGGATCACGCCGCCCATCGGAATTACCCTGCCGCTTCATTGTACGGCGGCCGGCAAGGCGCATCTTGCCTTCGACGCCGAAGAGCAGCTCAAGTCGGCGTTGCCCGAGACGCTGCGGCGCTTCACCGATCGGACAATCGTCGATCGCGCCGCCCTGTTCGCGCAGTTGGAAGCAGTCGCGCGCGACGGTTACGCGATGGATTCGGGCGAGTTCATCGAAGAAGTGTCGTCGGTCGCGGTGCCGATACGCGACTACACTCGCTCAGTGGTCGGATCGATCGCGGTCGCCGGGCCGGCCTATCGGATCGGCGCGGAGCGAATCGCCGCCGAAATCGCGCCGAGCCTGCTCGAGGCCGGGCGCGAACTGTCGCGGCGCCTCGGCTACAACGAGTGA
- a CDS encoding cbb3-type cytochrome c oxidase subunit I, which yields MSTAVVSEPSGFVLPQGQLNVIKWNIYFGFAVLAVGVILGLGQALSYAQIDVVKYYPVVTSYYQGLTIHGVFNALVLTTAFANGFIALTTARGLGRKLNNALLHSALWTLVIGSLMASYAMLAGKASVLYTFYPPLEADWTFYLGLALVVVSTWLTSAAQFAALRGWRKDHPGERVPLLAFMSIATYVMWDIASVGMAVEIVAFLLPWSLGLLPGTDPMLDRTLFWFTGHPIVYFWLLPVYVSWYGLIPKQAGGVLFSDSLTRVAFILFILLIPVGFHHQFVDPGVSQGLNFTVAALTFAIFFPSLMTAFSVMYALEVGGRRRGGSGLVGWFFRIPWSDPSVAAQVLAMIAFLLGGISGLMNGSYTMNMEIHNTAFLPGHFHLTVGCAVALSYMGIAYWLIPYFERRELWSPRLALFQGFLYFFGVMIFSNALMAAGIEGMPRRTFMAHATYAVAAWKIPGIMTGVGGTLMFASAMLFFLIVVMTIVAGKRTSQRDLPFTATVQAPSTIGWQPRLDRFSYWVLASVVLVIAVYGPFILEHFPLRLTTPGMLYP from the coding sequence ATGAGTACGGCTGTCGTTTCGGAACCGTCCGGCTTCGTGCTGCCGCAGGGCCAGTTGAACGTTATCAAATGGAACATCTACTTCGGATTCGCGGTGCTTGCGGTCGGCGTGATCCTGGGACTGGGCCAGGCGCTCAGTTACGCGCAAATAGATGTCGTCAAGTACTATCCGGTCGTAACATCCTACTACCAGGGGCTGACGATTCATGGCGTGTTCAACGCGCTGGTGCTCACCACTGCGTTCGCCAACGGCTTCATCGCGCTGACTACCGCGCGAGGGCTCGGGCGCAAGCTCAATAATGCGCTGCTCCATTCGGCGTTGTGGACGCTTGTCATAGGCTCCTTGATGGCGTCGTATGCGATGCTCGCCGGCAAGGCTTCAGTCCTGTACACCTTTTATCCGCCGCTGGAAGCCGACTGGACGTTCTACCTGGGCCTCGCGTTGGTGGTGGTAAGCACGTGGCTGACCTCGGCGGCTCAATTTGCGGCGCTGCGCGGATGGCGCAAGGATCATCCGGGCGAGCGAGTGCCGCTGCTCGCCTTCATGTCGATCGCGACCTATGTGATGTGGGATATCGCATCGGTCGGCATGGCCGTAGAGATCGTGGCGTTCCTGCTGCCATGGTCGCTGGGATTGCTGCCGGGCACCGATCCGATGCTCGATCGCACGCTGTTCTGGTTCACCGGGCATCCGATCGTGTACTTCTGGCTATTGCCGGTTTACGTTTCATGGTACGGACTGATTCCCAAACAGGCCGGCGGCGTGCTGTTCAGCGACAGCCTGACGCGGGTGGCCTTCATACTATTTATCCTGCTGATCCCGGTCGGCTTTCATCATCAGTTCGTCGACCCGGGAGTATCGCAGGGACTGAACTTCACCGTCGCGGCCCTGACCTTCGCGATTTTCTTCCCAAGCCTGATGACCGCGTTCTCGGTGATGTACGCGCTCGAGGTCGGGGGACGCCGTCGTGGCGGGAGCGGGCTCGTCGGATGGTTCTTCAGGATTCCATGGAGCGATCCCTCGGTGGCGGCGCAGGTACTGGCGATGATCGCATTCCTGCTCGGCGGCATCTCCGGCCTGATGAACGGCAGCTACACCATGAACATGGAGATCCACAACACCGCGTTTCTGCCGGGCCATTTTCATCTCACCGTCGGCTGCGCGGTGGCCCTCTCCTACATGGGAATTGCATACTGGCTGATACCGTATTTCGAGCGGCGCGAGCTATGGTCGCCGCGCCTCGCACTGTTCCAGGGGTTTTTGTATTTCTTCGGAGTGATGATTTTCTCGAACGCCCTGATGGCGGCAGGCATCGAGGGAATGCCGCGGCGCACCTTTATGGCGCATGCCACCTACGCCGTGGCGGCGTGGAAGATTCCGGGAATCATGACGGGGGTCGGCGGAACGCTGATGTTCGCCAGCGCGATGCTGTTCTTTCTCATCGTTGTGATGACGATAGTTGCCGGCAAAAGGACCTCGCAGCGCGACCTTCCGTTCACCGCGACGGTCCAGGCGCCGTCCACCATCGGATGGCAGCCGCGGCTTGATCGGTTCAGTTACTGGGTTCTCGCTTCAGTCGTCCTCGTAATCGCGGTCTATGGCCCCTTCATCCTCGAACACTTCCCGCTCCGCCTGACAACCCCGGGCATGCTCTATCCTTAA
- a CDS encoding lysylphosphatidylglycerol synthase domain-containing protein, with protein MRRVETYFIVIAIAFYAWFLTHYGPGQVIGYVRMAGWGLALTISLEVLARIANTFGWRVTIEDYPPKLRFIELFAARIGGEAIDYVTPSAQLGGQFVMAVDVREKLRMPVGLATVIVASLAEALGQIVFIAIALVISLRLIPVSANLYWSIVGGFALALALAGAFFFVQMKRPFSHLWRAATKFDIARINTGEIRESAEEADAVLLDFYARHRTRLAASCLCYAAAWSFGPLEIYILLRLLHQPASLQTALLVEAVGLLIERATFLIPAKLVSQEGGKALILGMLGYPPGIGFVVGFLRRIKEMVWVLFGLLSLMIHRMVVQQRGDMTGAAAAGRDSVMKMQRAQGEQSL; from the coding sequence ATGCGCCGCGTCGAGACATACTTCATCGTTATAGCGATCGCGTTTTACGCCTGGTTCCTGACGCATTACGGGCCGGGGCAGGTGATCGGCTACGTGCGGATGGCGGGATGGGGTCTGGCGCTGACAATTTCGCTGGAGGTGCTGGCGCGGATCGCAAACACGTTCGGCTGGCGCGTCACGATTGAGGACTATCCTCCGAAGCTCAGGTTCATCGAGTTGTTTGCGGCGCGAATTGGCGGTGAGGCGATCGACTATGTGACGCCGTCGGCGCAGCTCGGGGGGCAGTTCGTGATGGCGGTGGATGTGCGCGAGAAACTGCGCATGCCGGTGGGGTTGGCGACGGTGATCGTCGCGTCGCTGGCCGAAGCGCTCGGGCAGATCGTGTTCATCGCGATCGCGCTGGTGATTTCGCTGCGCCTGATACCGGTATCCGCCAACCTCTACTGGTCGATCGTGGGCGGGTTTGCGCTGGCGCTGGCGCTGGCGGGGGCCTTCTTTTTCGTGCAGATGAAGCGGCCGTTTTCGCATCTGTGGCGTGCCGCGACCAAGTTCGATATCGCGCGAATCAACACCGGCGAAATCCGCGAGTCCGCCGAGGAAGCCGACGCGGTGCTGCTCGACTTTTACGCGCGCCATCGCACCCGGCTCGCAGCGTCGTGCCTGTGCTATGCCGCCGCGTGGAGTTTCGGGCCGCTCGAAATTTATATCCTGCTGCGGCTGCTGCATCAGCCGGCGTCGCTACAGACAGCGCTGCTGGTCGAGGCGGTTGGGCTGCTGATCGAACGCGCGACCTTTCTGATTCCAGCCAAGCTGGTAAGCCAGGAGGGTGGTAAGGCGCTGATTCTGGGGATGCTCGGTTACCCGCCGGGAATTGGCTTCGTGGTGGGGTTTCTGCGCCGAATCAAAGAAATGGTATGGGTGTTGTTCGGGCTGCTGAGCCTGATGATACATCGGATGGTCGTGCAGCAGCGCGGTGATATGACGGGCGCCGCCGCGGCAGGTCGCGACTCTGTGATGAAAATGCAACGAGCACAAGGAGAGCAATCGCTATGA
- a CDS encoding aldo/keto reductase: protein MMLKGRATAEATAAYASRFPQLPGNFRPVLGMSVSSIGIGTYLGNPDDETDRAYEAAIKASLRGGINLIDTAVNYRFQRSERNVGKAIGELVAAGEIAREQVVVATKGGYITFDGGVPANPRAWFEEHYVKTGIVAPADLVDGSHCMTPKYIGTMLELSRKNLNLETIDIYYIHNPETQLEAVERKEFLARMATIFEFLERAAADGKIGVYGTATWNGYRAAQTERGWLSLDELMRIAREVGGDAHHFRAIQLPYNLAMPEAVTRSNQIVNGGKAIALAAAKALGVAVSASATLLQGQLSRGLPPIVANVLSGFATDAQRSIQFTRSTPGVDVALVGMKSVDHVRDTLETARKPPATLEELMRLFQHGEEP, encoded by the coding sequence ATGATGCTTAAGGGGCGCGCGACCGCCGAGGCTACGGCCGCATACGCGAGCCGGTTCCCGCAGCTGCCGGGAAATTTCCGGCCGGTGCTCGGGATGTCGGTTTCATCGATCGGAATCGGCACGTACCTGGGCAATCCCGACGACGAGACCGATCGGGCCTACGAAGCGGCGATCAAGGCCAGCCTTCGCGGCGGGATCAATCTGATCGATACCGCGGTGAATTACCGCTTCCAGCGCAGCGAACGGAATGTCGGCAAAGCGATTGGCGAGCTGGTCGCGGCGGGCGAAATCGCGCGCGAGCAGGTGGTCGTCGCGACCAAGGGTGGTTACATCACGTTCGACGGGGGCGTGCCGGCCAATCCGCGCGCGTGGTTCGAAGAACATTACGTGAAGACGGGAATCGTCGCGCCCGCCGATTTGGTTGACGGATCGCATTGCATGACGCCGAAGTACATCGGCACGATGCTGGAGTTGTCGCGCAAGAATCTCAATCTCGAGACGATCGACATCTATTACATCCACAATCCCGAGACGCAGCTCGAAGCCGTCGAGCGCAAAGAGTTCCTGGCGCGGATGGCGACGATTTTCGAGTTCCTGGAACGCGCGGCGGCCGACGGAAAGATCGGCGTGTACGGGACCGCGACGTGGAACGGCTACCGGGCGGCGCAAACGGAGCGCGGATGGCTCTCGCTCGACGAGCTGATGCGAATCGCGCGCGAGGTTGGCGGCGACGCGCATCATTTTCGCGCAATTCAGCTGCCGTACAATCTCGCGATGCCGGAGGCTGTCACGCGATCGAACCAAATCGTCAACGGCGGCAAGGCGATCGCGCTGGCGGCGGCGAAGGCGCTCGGAGTCGCGGTTTCGGCGAGCGCGACGCTGCTGCAGGGGCAGTTATCGCGCGGGCTGCCGCCAATCGTCGCGAATGTGCTGAGCGGCTTCGCCACCGATGCGCAGCGATCGATTCAGTTCACCCGCTCGACGCCGGGTGTGGACGTGGCGCTGGTAGGAATGAAGTCGGTCGATCACGTTCGCGACACGCTCGAGACGGCGCGCAAGCCGCCGGCGACGCTCGAGGAGTTGATGCGACTGTTCCAGCACGGCGAAGAACCGTAG
- a CDS encoding cytochrome c oxidase subunit II: MERYEKAFLAVCAAVLVIFLCALGYGSVAMGVYLPSHGGTIYCNAGQKLRKVLLKTPPFDHKGVQEIAPGKYRAVVIAKTWTFTPDEIDLPAGAEVKFVATSLDVIHGFFIVGTRVNMMLIPGQISEFTYRFAKPGEYLLICHEYCGRLHHTMSGKVVVK; encoded by the coding sequence ATGGAGCGGTACGAGAAGGCCTTTCTTGCAGTGTGTGCCGCGGTGCTGGTGATTTTCCTGTGCGCGCTCGGCTACGGTAGCGTCGCGATGGGCGTCTATTTGCCTTCGCATGGCGGGACAATCTATTGCAACGCCGGCCAGAAGCTTCGCAAGGTACTGCTCAAAACGCCGCCGTTCGATCACAAAGGCGTGCAGGAAATCGCGCCGGGAAAATACCGGGCGGTGGTGATCGCGAAAACCTGGACCTTCACTCCCGATGAGATCGACCTTCCGGCCGGCGCCGAGGTGAAGTTCGTCGCAACCTCGCTTGACGTAATCCACGGATTTTTCATCGTCGGCACGCGAGTCAACATGATGCTCATCCCCGGGCAGATTTCCGAATTCACCTACCGCTTTGCCAAACCCGGCGAATACTTGCTGATATGCCACGAGTACTGTGGCCGCCTGCATCACACGATGTCCGGAAAGGTGGTGGTCAAATGA